The DNA sequence GTGATCCTAGGCGAAATAGAATCATTATAGCTGCATCCAACACCGTCCCAAGCATAAGCCTGTGGTGCACATGGATCTCCTTGCCAGTTTCCTTTTCGAACCTTATAAACTGATTTGATGTCCACTATGGAACCAACTAAAAGGTCACAAGGGAGGATTGTTAGTTCAGAATAAGCATGTTAACTTCGGAACTGTCAATCCCTTGATGGAACATAAACAAAAAAGTGTACATATTGATTTTACTTATTATGACATGTTAGTACTACCAGTAATGAAAAGGTATAAGGCGTAAGATAGCTAGTGCTTAGTGCTTACCATCTTGATCATCTGTTTGTGGTTGCCGAAATTTCCTAACAGTATAAAGCTCCAAGGCGTTTATGATGGGGGGAAGAGTTGACGTATTGGTTTTCTGGAGCACAATCTCGTACTTAGATTCTGGTTTCTCAGGTGCTACACTTTCCACGGTAAGAGTAATAACATCATATGGAGTTATAGTCTCATCATACCAGAGGTTTCCGTTCAGATATATGTTAAATTCTCTGCTTTGGTTGGTTTGCAGTTTCTGCACCTCAGCAAAGTGCAAGTAGATAAGAAACTGATCAGACTTATTAGTAGGCTCCCATTCGAGTTTCAATGGATTGCTAGTGTTTTCTGGTGCGATAGCTGTCTCCATGACTACAGCAGGTAAGTTGTATACTCCAAAATATCTTGTCACATTTTCGGAATTATATAGTAATGAACTGTTGAAGTAGTCACTCGATCTCCAATATCTATCATAAATGTCGTCTTTGTACCTGttgtataaatttattcaaaatagcAGTTGGTAACTGTTAGAATATCAGTAATATAAGATCCCGGTAAGGCCTTCTTCTAACACCTTAATAATTGAAATACACGAGGGGGCTTAATTACCTGTAATAACCAAatgattcaccaaaatttaCTCGTGTAAAAAGCTTTAGTGATCCAAAATCATGTGTATACATGCTTCTATTGAAGTACCTCAAGTCCAGTGCTGATATAAAAGGTGTTCCAAGTCCCGTATTCACCAAGCAAACATGAATATAATCCGATGTTGGAACATGGATGATCTCTTTTTGTACACGCGTAGTTGTTTGGTTGAAATATATTGTATCCCATTTCTCAACTCCAAGGTATAAATCAAACTGCGGGAGTCTGTCTTTTAAGTCATAGTTTCTGTAGTAAAACCATGCGCGAATGAAGTACCTGTTACCTCGTCCTTGAACAGGTTTCAGAGTGTAACAGTTTCTCGTTCCCTGGGGAAAACTTCTCAGTGTCACAAGCTGCTGTTGAAGGGATGAGCTCCTGTATGCTGGTGGTATGGTCTTGCTTTCGCCAGCATCGATGAACCCGGAATCTGATACATAGTGCAAACCAGTATAGCTATCCGTGTAGTTGGAATCTGCAGGTATTCCGCAGTCTATATTTATGAAATCTGAGACCATGAAATTAATTAGAGAAATGTGTTAGTATTTGCATTTTTCAGTAACAAATTTCATACACATATATTTGTTTAGCGTTACAGTCTTAAGTTCTAGGAGAACTGATAACTTAACCTTccgtaaaaaaattcaaacacagAAATATTTGTACACAAATTATTACTACAATTTTTCTTACCAGATTGATACTCTTGGGAATGAACTATAAGTAATACATGAGCAAAATAAACGAGAGATGAGAAGACAGAGCATTTAAACAATCTCATCTTCTAGCTACTGTTCTACACATGACAATGGGGATGAAGTTTAAGTAGCCAGTTATATAGGCAGGTATTTGGCTATCCAGAAATGCTAGAGCCTAGAAACACTATTTTTTTTCCCAATAAAATATTGAAGTGTCATTCTTGGTTATTTTATTACGGAATGAATTTGATAACCaacttagaggggtgtattggattgggattttaaagcatttttttgcattcatgaaatccgagggtattcgattgggattgtttgaaatccattaaaatcttgaggtattcaattgggattttaaactatgctacaaaatctagtggtattcaattgggattttaaattatgctttaaaatccgatggtattcaattgggattgtttaaaatccattaaaatctgatggtattcaaatgctgatggattttttttcattttataaaatgatggattttgtggcattcttcagtgtattttaagttttttgaaatcccaccaaattcaatgggattttgaagcattgtacctaaatcctatcaactctgcgacatttcatgaagaatccgcaaaaaatcagaatcccatacaatccattaaaatccatagactaaaaacaatgcattaaaatcccaatcgaatacacccctgtTAATTTGATCAAAGGCCTATCTGGTCATCGAAGAGTATACAAATTGACATGCAtcgtttataattaataatataatatttaaagtgCTTAGggttttcttttctctctcgttttgagagtcgactcccgtATTAGGGTTTCAGCCGTCACTTCTCCGCCTCCcagatcttcatcttctcatcaATTAACCCCTTCGCTTTCTCATCCCCTCTATTGTTTTactagtttttcaataaaatcaagATATTATCTTGgttgagtaccttgttatcaaggttgtgtgcccatctttttgggatgtcagtgtgtgcccatctttttgggatgtcagtGTTTTATATTTTCGTATTTTTATGTGTCTTGATGTGTCGTTCGATTATCAATCTGAAAAGAATTTCTATGGTATTTTGGGAGATCGGTAAGACTCGCTTCGATTTCGGAACGATGGTGGATaccgcaagagctcacctttcacaacaaaTATTTGTTCATGTTTTAGGGACGTTTGGTGCTCCAGGATCAGTTGATTTGACTGATAGTTCTGAACATTGTGCTACAGatgatgcttatgtgaaggtcaattgcgagACTACTAGTTTCATAACTGATGTAAGTTGGATTACTCGAGATatcattgtaatactttttagatcaaagaatatgaatattctatttgttaagcgatctgaaaacaaaacgactatttgtttagttcgttttttgtttcataatcagattgtagttgacagttcgggGGTTTGTCTCGGCTGGGTTTGCGTTTCGTATTAATAAAAtcctttgtttgtcaaaaaaaaaaaataatataatatttaaatttaaaaattgctgttaaaagaattcgaaccttataacaaaaattaaatataaaacatttttaaaataaatattgaaaactTGTGTGATTCTAGTACTAAGTACTAACGggttatttatatgtttttcagTTAGGCGTAAAGCCTGTTAACCGGTGCATGGTTGatgaatttataacatattgtagtattggttatattgattgaccatattataaatataagttGTATAgtgtgtaatttttattttcaagttgttataaatatgATGTATTGACAATCTAAAATTTTACCAAGCAAtgtgtaaaaaaaaatgaaggggATGGAAGCAGTGAAACATTGAACTACTGAAATCGAGCGCACTAGCGGCAGCGAGAAAGTAGTAGGTATAATGCAGTAGATAATTAGTCAATGAGTTGGACACAATAAAAGTGAATGGGTTCAAAATAATTGAGGTGAGCTCATTTATAAAATGCACAAATTTTAGGAAGAAAACTGATAATATGAATATTGATGGCGTGATATTTGTTGTCCGTAACGATTCGATATATATAGTAATTTGACATTTTTGGGATTTCGTGCAAATGATtacataattattttaactttaattTACCTTAAAAAAAAGTTTCCACCACTTATACCCGGTCTCGGTTCTTAGACTAACTTGTAAGTTTTGTAACACAAGTCACATCAATGACACTACATGAATTCCCTTTGCTTTTCTGCTGAATAATAAAAGGGATAACTAGCAACAAATTTGTAGGTCAAATGTTTTTGAGTTTACCGTCCGTTCGGCGTTGCTTTGGGACACTCATCATTATTCTGCAggtaattgtatatattttgatttgtttagaaGAATGCATACTCATTTGTATTATGAATTTAAAGTTTTACTTTTTATGTAAACTGGTAATCTGGTATAATCCTTGCTCTATTTAGGAATGTATGAGGGTtcgaattttatatgttttgatGCACTGATCTCTCGCAGGGATGTGAGTGTAACTagcaaaaaaaattgcaaattttttgttacgaaatatgataaaattgtTTGAAATATTGCGGAAAATGATTTGAAATAGCAAAATGTGAATCCGGCCACAACATTTAATTTCAGAGTACCCCATCCATCCCAAGTTAAttgttatattcaattttctttCTTGATCAATCTGTTCCAATTTTGGTAAAATTAAAAGTTACTACTTTTTATCATTTCAcaagaataaaaaatacatttgaAACTAGATTTGATGGGAATATTTGATGATCATATCATAATGATTTGGATGGGAATATTTGATGATCATATCATAAGGAATTGTTTTGGATGAGAATATTTGATGATCATATCATAATGATTTCTCTTGCATAACCCAAGCAGTAACTATATTCTGTACAACGCCATAGTGCTAGTAACATGAAAACCATAAAAGTTTATGATGAATTATAACATCTGAATAATCAACCTCACAGAAAGTAGGGAAGGgcacaaaccaaaccaaatccaaaACAGCAAAAGATCAGACCAGTAAGACTGCAACATTGTCCATATAATCCTGAGAGAAACAAACCAGTGCCAGCAGCGAAGGCCTCGTTATCGTGGCTGAGGACCTGATACATCGCTGTCTAAATTAAGAGACATTACTCCAATCAATTCTTTTTTCCTTGTCTCATCCCAAGCTAACTCTGTTGATAAGCTCTCTTTCAAGTGATTAACCACAAAATTCATAGGAGGTCTATTGTCGGAAGCTATAGAAACACACAACATTGCTATTTCTACAGCTTTCCAGACAAAATTGACGTCAACATTTTCCCTTATCCTGGAATCAACAACGACTTTGATGTTCCCTTCCTCAATCCTAGACCTAACCCACTGAACAATGTGCTCACGTTCGTCATCGATCCCTATAGCTGGCCGGCCTGTGATTATTTCCAGGAGGACAATTCCAAAACTATAAACATCGCTTTTCTCAGTCAGTCGATTTGATCTGTAGTACCTGCGAGCCAGAAACAAAGTAAATTATAAACACTGTTTCTGATTAAGCTGATTCATTTTCTAGTATTTAGCTTTTTCACATAAGTGCCTACACTTTtacaaaatattactccctccgtctccctTGATTTGTATACGCAGGGGAGCGGCATGCACTTTAATGTTTATCTAAAGttctaaagtatagttctataacttatttttacaatttttcttttctgaataaaaatttaacagaaaaaaaatcttgaaaataagttatacaaccatattttatagaagcattaaagtgcgtgccgcGTGCCGAATAGTGAACGTATAGAATCGATAGGGACGGAGACGTGTTAGCAGAGGACCAGATATGTGTTGTAAATTCCTATATAAATTTTCATACGTACTCGGGGTCAAGGTAGCCAGGAGTTCCAGCAACTACAGTGGTTATATGGCTACCAGCTTCGAATGGAATAACCCTAGACAAGCCAAAATCCGCAAGTTTGCCTTGAAAATTCTCTGTCAGTAAGATATTTGTCGATTTGACATCTCTGTGGATTATTGGGGGCTTGCAACCATGATGCAGATACTCAAAGCCTGCAATATATTCGTGTTGGTGTCAACATctctttcaaataaataataaaatgaatttcaCAGATATGAGAAGGAGAATGACTTCAGCTTATCAGCTAACCTTCTGCAGCATCAATTGCAATCCGAATTCTCTGTTCCCAACTCAGGAAATCTAACTTTTTACCTGTATCAGAGCCTAAAATGTAAACATCCTGAGGAACTTCATCCTTGAAATTTATAAGTAGTAATTTGTGTTTGTTGAACTATTTATAAATACTACTTATGAGTAGTATTGCAAATTAGCTCTAAAAATTTGGATTCATTTGGTATGGTATTGACAGAATTAATCATACATAGTCTGCTATACAATTCCATCGAATCTTGGCTCTTTCTTAGGTTTTTATTGTTCATTTTTcacaaattacaaatattttttaatatcctTTGGGTGGACTTCATCATTGAGAAATCAGATGTAACACGTACCTGCTAGATGCCCTTCAAGATCTCCATTCACCATGTACTCGTAGATAATTCCTAAGTGGTTGTCTTCGTTACAGTAGCCAACAAGAGctgttaaatttttatgatgGATGCTCATAAGTAGCTTAGCCTGCAATATAGGATTGCATGTGTATAGGTCAGAGGACAGTATGCTAAAAAATTGATGCAGGTTCGTACAGATAATTTGATGTGCTTAAAAACCTTCTTTTAAGAAATTGTATGGTATGGGATTATCATTTCTCAAAAAGTGTAGCTCTCGAAGATACAGGTGGTAGGATATATGTTTTGTATTACTTGCCTCAGTCTGGAACTCCTGGTATCCTTGAACTGAAGTTGCTGAGAGCATCTTAACAGCAACTTGGGTATCACCAATATTGCCATGATACACCGTGCCAAATCCTCCTTTTCCAACAATTTTCTCGAAATTTTTAGTGATTCTTTGGATTTCGGAGTAGGTGAACCGACGCTTTATGTTCTCTAAAGAAGTATCCTTCATATGTGCTGCAGAGTTCTCTTATTATTACACTATATATTCCATTTGCCCTTAAAAATGGCAACAAGAGTAATTTTGGTACCTTTTTGTCTTCTATATCTTACTATCCACAGGATGACTAATAATGCAATTAAGACCAAGACAAATGTTGAAACAACTGATGCTATCCAGGTAATAGATTTGTTACTTCTCTTTTTGCATGAAGCTGATGAGCATCGATCTGTATTTCCATCTCTAAGACTTGCATCCATACTACATATTAAACCAAAAGGTAAGATCGATTATCTATGTACAATGTAATTCCATCTGCTAAGTTTTACCAATGTTTCTGGCCATTGTTTCAACTTTCACTCactaattcatatattttttgtcTGTATTAATCTGAAGGAAGTAAAGCACACCTTAAGGACAGACGTCCGCTTTTAGACTTTGACAGGAGGTCTGAGGGAACTAAACCTGTGAAATTGTTCCCTTGTATGTTTCTGCAAAGATTAAAAACAACTGTTAGTACTGTGCGCATTCATAATGTCATCAAATTCAACCACCTAGTCTTTTTTCTGattctcatatttatatttttaaacactGATGCACAAACACATTTATTTCATGCAGGTTACAACAGTGCTGCACAGAGAGGAGGTATACGAAATTGTACCATTACAGTGGATGTACAACATGGAAATGCTTCAAGAGACCATACTGATAAACTGAGGGTAAACAATTAACAGCACCCTTTAAGTTAAACTTACAGGATTCCCAAGAAGGCCAGCTGCGATAAGAAATCAGGTATCTCTCCGGACAAGTTATTGTTTGACAAATCCCTGAAAAGTTTTATGATTGTTGTGTGTTTAGTTGCATTATCACAATCTAGTTTAATTAGTTTCTCTGCATGATTACGATGTAATGTTCTTACAGAGATCTTAACATTGTGAGGTTGGCTATAGATGAAGCAATTTTCCCACTCAATCTGCTTGAGGACAAGTTCCTGAATAAAAGTAGAATTTTGGATTCAGTAAATGTGAAGATAAAATTGAAAAGTTAATGATTTATAAGTTGAATGAAACTAAAAGCAAGTGCGTACAAGGATGTGATCCTAGGGAAATCAGAAACATTGTAGCTGCATCCAACACCATTCCATGCATAAGCCTTTGGTAAACACGGATCGCCTTGCCAGTTACCTTTTCGAACTTTATACACTGATTTGATGTCCATGATCGAGCCAGCTAGAATGTCACAAAGGGTAAAAGAAAACAAGTTAGTGCTTCTggtacagaaaaagaaaagcatAGATAGCGGGAGCTTACCATCTTCATCATCTGTTTGTAAATGTAGAAATTGCTTAACAGCATATAATTCCGCGGCATTTATGATAGGGGGAAGAGTTGACCTATTGGTTTTCTGAATCAGGATCTCATATTTAGACGCTCCTTTCTCTGGTGAAGCACTTGATATTGTTCTAGTAGTCAGATTACTAGGTCTTATAGAATAATCAGACCAAAGGTCTCCGTTTAAATATATGTCGAATTCTCTGGTTTGGTTACGGTGCAGAGTCTGCACCTCAGAAAAGTGCAAGTAGATAAGAAACTGGTTAGTTACATTAACGGATTGCCAGAATATCTTTATTGGATTGGTAATGTTGTCTGGTTCAATAGCTGTCCTCCTGACTTGATATggtatttggtatccaaaagaGTCTATCCATGTTtcggaattatatatatatactagcgaACTGTTGAAGGAGTTGAATGGATACCATATTCTATCAAATATGTCGTCTTTGTACCTGTTAGGCGTAAATACTACTCAGTGAATTTGGTAAGAAAGCAGTTAAAAATAGAGTATTAGATTAATTACCTGTAAGGTAGAAATCCTTCACCAAAATTTACTCGGTCAGAGAGCAGTAGCGATCCGTATTCAGATGTATAGATGCTATCATTGATGTACCTCAACTCCAGTGCTGATATGAAAGGTGTTCCCAGTCCTGTATCTACCAAGCAAACGTAGATGTAATCCGAAACTGGGACATGAATGATCTCTGTTTTTACGCGGGAAGAAGTTTTGTTGAATGAGATTGTGTCCCATTTCTCAAGTCCAAGATGTATATCAAATCGTGGGATATGGCTTTTGGAGTTGTAGTTTCCGTACATAAACCATGCACGAATCAAGTAACTGTTACCTCGTCCTTGAACAGGTTTTAGAGTGTAACAGTTTCTGGTTCCCTGAGGAAAACTTCTCACTGTCAAAAAATGTTGTGTGAGGAATGGGGTCCTGTGAATTGGCAATATGGTCTTGCTTTCACCGGCATCAATGAATTCGGAATCAGATATATAGGTTAAGCCTGTGAGTGTGTCAGTGTAGTTGGTATTTGCAGGTCGCCCGCAGTCTATGTTCATAAAACCTGAGACAATGCAAAATGTGTCAATTTTGGcctatttttgtaaaaaaaggCTCAGAAATATTGCATGTATGAATATAAATCATTGAGCAAAgaaaaaactataaattttcaaatttttacttACCTGATTGATCATCTTGTGAATGAACTAATAGTGCAAGACAGAGGATAAGTAGAAGAGAAACAGAACATGATACAGAAAACAATCTCATCCTTCAGCACAAGATATTTGGTAATGAAGAATACCAGAATAGCCTGCAATTATGTAGGATATCAGGATATGTAAATTACGAGGAGATTTTGTTTATAATACATTACATGTAAGTTAATTTTACTAATACATCAATAAGCCAAATAAATTACCTACAATATAGATTACAAGTTAAGGTTAGTTAGCTTGTTAAAACTGTTTTACCTCATCTTAATTCTTAATAAGCCATGAAATATACATAATCAACTAATCTACTATTTCCTCCTCACTCCAAACGTTGACAATGGATTTAGCGTAATCCTATTGCTGATCTAAGTTATAATTGATAAGTTcatcataatttatttaatatgaaGGGTGCGCATCATTTAAGTTGAGAaagatataaaatcaaaaaaatgagAAGATAGTTGCATCAATTAGGTCAGTGAGTAAAATATGGCCAAGTCTtgcattaaatttttttttggtcagaAGTCTTGTATAATTTAACTCAATGTTCTTCTCAATAATGTCCGAGTGACATCCATGATTCTGAATACCTGGTACTATGTAAGTTCCAttaattcttttattatatttaattaacctTAAATAATCAGAGCTGAACTAGTCAATCCGCAGAAAACTTGTTTATGACAGGAACCAAGGAGGGACTATCGATCATGGCACCCCCAACGTACCAAATTTCGTCCCTTCAGGATTCGGCTGAAGAGCCGGAGCTTAACAAAGTAGAGACGAGCACAAACTGAACCATAAACCAGACCACAGAATTTTACGCAACCTGTACAGTGGAACCTCCAACTGATTCTCTTAAGCAAGTTGCACAGCACTGCACTGGATGGCAATCTGTACCACGGCCAGCTGATCAGTTACCAGCTTCTGTGCAAAACATACATACAAACCTCCCAAATTCAAGTGCCTTAATGTTCCCTTCTTAAATCAAATTAGATTACAGTTTAAGACTAAAGCTGTCCGATTCTATCTTTATTAGTGAAAGAATTCTTAGTCAGTATGTAATTTACAACAGCAGAAGCTTTTATTGTTTGGAAATTTGTATCTATATCATAAGTTTTTATGCCTTGAAAGACTTGAAAGTATCAAATATCTTATAGTTAAACCAGCAAAAACTAGATCTTTGGTAGAACCTTGGttaatataacaaaatacaAGACAACATTGGAGCAATACTTTATACTACTTAAAACTCAACAATACTCTTCACCTATAAAATCCATTTAATTTTCCAGAATAATCACCACTGTGACTAATTGATAGTTCAACTATGTAAACAGTAAACGTTTATATACAACTTTATTGATAATGAATGCTAGTAATACAAAGAGTATGTATGTACAACATTATAAGCCCAGAATAGAAGATGCAAATATGACAACTGAAGAATCAAACCTCGCCGGATATAGGGAAATACACAAACCGAACCAAATCCAAAACATCAAAAAACGAAAAGACCACCAAAGAAACTGCACCATTGTCCATAGTATctaacatgtttaacaataaatatggattaaaaataacataattttatgtaatattaatcgtgcaaaatatatacacatgattCTATTTTGGATTCTATTCTGAACTAGCGTggaagcccgtgcaaggcacgggccctATTATATAACTGAATATATTTCTGATCAGAAGTTCTGTTCATTTCGTTTGTATCTTAATTTTGTGTCAACCTTCTCCTCTATGAAACTCTATTTGCAAAGAGGGTTGATCAATTCATGTCCCCATATTATCGATACTTGTAGATCTCCCATTTCTCGATATTTGTAAAGAGTTGCAAAAAAACAACTCTATTTTAGAATCAAATTAGGTATGTGCATACATTGTATAACACATACATATAGTCAGATTTTTAGATGGTTCTCATTCCAAACACCTATGTATTGGCCTTAAAACAGTTTTGACCCTCCAAGCATATGAAAGGAAAAATAAAATCCACATAAAACAACCCATATCTCAAGAGAGAGCATAAAAAAACACAATTCATTAGCCACCCATCCTCAGGTTATACTTCAATCTGACATTTTATAGTAATCTGATATACATTTGAAATGCCCAAAAAAACCTTGTACGTTGATAGGGATTAGCATCAAGGTCCTCTCGAGACCACAGGTCGGTAATATGTATAGATACAGATAAGTCTTGGGAGTTCTCTGGTACAATATTCTGAGAGCATTGTGTTGGCGAGAAACAATCATGATTAGAGACAATGATAAAATAACAATAGCAAAagatttatttattcaattataagCAAAGTGACTGATGAGCCATGAAACATAATATCTTTACATTGATCGGAAGTAATTGGCGAGGTCGGATACATTGCTGGCCCCTGTGGTTTGAAAGTGAGATTTTAAAACCCTCTTGTACATCTTTAGTTGTGAGATACTTCTTAACCTCTTCAACCTGCAGCTATTAGAACAAAAACATGATATCGAATGTGTCAAAAAATTCTATCATCAAGGAGAAGTTCTTTTTATACCATTTGCAGGACATCATTTAATGACCAAAACATACAATTACCTTGGGCAAACAATTACCCACTTACCAATCTCAAGTTCCCATTTTAGCTAATGGCAAAACAAGATTTACTCGGCACTAAAATTTTACTCATAAAATCTAAACATGGGGTTCTAAGGTAAATTCTTTTATTTAAGTAGAAAATGACATTACATTATTAGAAGATATCTCTCAGATTATACTCTCTACTTGACTTCACGATTATTACAGAGCATGATGTGATACTTTCGAGATTTTTTGCAAACATGTGATAGCTCCAACTATAACGAATTTAAGACCTTACTATACTTAACATGATAAAACAATTAAACCTGATAATCGAAAATATAATCTTGTGATAATTAACCAACTTGTGGAAACATAACAATAGTCACTTGACTTATGTCTAACTCATCATTCCTTGATACTAATAACTATAATCTAAATGCTACATaatctattttattttcttcgataagaaatgggaggtacggtgggagtatatattttttaggtaataataattaaatttttgtttgtaaGTGGGAAAAACAAACTCTCtcaaaaaatatgaattattgtactttaaaaagataatatatacgacatgaaatattaataaatttaaataggattaacattaaaaatgagaattggataaatcaaagaattttaaatttttcgaTGGTTATATGTATTAAGTACTTActaaatgtaataaaatttaaattttgcattattatgaattatgtgatatctattttttgtgttatagtactttttaaatatttgattagttTAAAAGTTGCATTAGtatataaattaaactaataacaaataaaaagaacaatatataaaataatgtataaattttgtgtaaaatgtaaataaaattaatcatcattttatcataaataatttttgtgtatatttattttataataatataaaaatatacactactttaaatttaaaaaataagcattacatgataatatattataaataatacactaatttatatattgaataaaataaaatattttttatatgtagaAAGGGCCTCCTATTAAAATATTGCTTATGGcctcaaatttattttagacggCCCTAGCCGGATGAATTGGTGTGAGGATGTGAAGACCCTGACGATCCGTATATGAAATATAATGATGAAGAATAAGAGATTATGCCTTACAAGCTGGCACTTTGGTTTATTTGATCTTTCATCAGGTCCTATGTTTAACTGGAGCCCTTTTGGAGTCTGTACTTAAGGAGTTTATATACCAATCtatacattaattttttatatacaaatttccTCAGTGCCATACATTTCTTACACCACGAGTGATTTGACACCTTAGCTTGGATTAATCGCTCATCAAAAAGATGCGGATACATTTCATGCAAATATGAATAACTTATAGCCCAACAGACCTTGTAAAATTTGTTAGTCAAGAACTAAACAAAAAGGAACATACCTAAATACCCCAAGAACTGGTAATCCTTTCTGCATAGCAGTACTTCTTTTCATCAGGAGAACAGCTGCAGCAACATTAGTTACCTGGCTAGAATTTCCTATATAATATCATTGATGAATTGATGAGTAAAGAGATAAATTAATATTCCTCAAATACAGGTCATGTTTAAGATTCTTAGTTTCCAGCAGTCATCGTCCCGTCTTTCTTATATGAAGGCTTTAGTTTCTAAGATCCGCCACATCATTTTCCCGAATCCCGTCATCCACAGAGATCGTAACAGGTTTTTCATCCCCAGTTTTTATGTCCACGATCTATTAAAACAGAGTATATAGTGAAACCACAAATTTATAT is a window from the Daucus carota subsp. sativus chromosome 8, DH1 v3.0, whole genome shotgun sequence genome containing:
- the LOC108197637 gene encoding putative leucine-rich repeat receptor-like protein kinase At2g19210 isoform X1; amino-acid sequence: MRLFSVSCSVSLLLILCLALLVHSQDDQSGFMNIDCGRPANTNYTDTLTGLTYISDSEFIDAGESKTILPIHRTPFLTQHFLTVRSFPQGTRNCYTLKPVQGRGNSYLIRAWFMYGNYNSKSHIPRFDIHLGLEKWDTISFNKTSSRVKTEIIHVPVSDYIYVCLVDTGLGTPFISALELRYINDSIYTSEYGSLLLSDRVNFGEGFLPYRYKDDIFDRIWYPFNSFNSSLVYIYNSETWIDSFGYQIPYQVRRTAIEPDNITNPIKIFWQSVNVTNQFLIYLHFSEVQTLHRNQTREFDIYLNGDLWSDYSIRPSNLTTRTISSASPEKGASKYEILIQKTNRSTLPPIINAAELYAVKQFLHLQTDDEDAGSIMDIKSVYKVRKGNWQGDPCLPKAYAWNGVGCSYNVSDFPRITSLNLSSSRLSGKIASSIANLTMLRSLDLSNNNLSGEIPDFLSQLAFLGILNIQGNNFTGLVPSDLLSKSKSGRLSLSMDASLRDGNTDRCSSASCKKRSNKSITWIASVVSTFVLVLIALLVILWIVRYRRQKAHMKDTSLENIKRRFTYSEIQRITKNFEKIVGKGGFGTVYHGNIGDTQVAVKMLSATSVQGYQEFQTEAKLLMSIHHKNLTALVGYCNEDNHLGIIYEYMVNGDLEGHLAGSDTGKKLDFLSWEQRIRIAIDAAEGFEYLHHGCKPPIIHRDVKSTNILLTENFQGKLADFGLSRVIPFEAGSHITTVVAGTPGYLDPEYYRSNRLTEKSDVYSFGIVLLEIITGRPAIGIDDEREHIVQWVRSRIEEGNIKVVVDSRIRENVDVNFVWKAVEIAMLCVSIASDNRPPMNFVVNHLKESLSTELAWDETRKKELIGVMSLNLDSDVSGPQPR
- the LOC108197637 gene encoding putative leucine-rich repeat receptor-like protein kinase At2g19210 isoform X2 translates to MRLFSVSCSVSLLLILCLALLVHSQDDQSGFMNIDCGRPANTNYTDTLTGLTYISDSEFIDAGESKTILPIHRTPFLTQHFLTVRSFPQGTRNCYTLKPVQGRGNSYLIRAWFMYGNYNSKSHIPRFDIHLGLEKWDTISFNKTSSRVKTEIIHVPVSDYIYVCLVDTGLGTPFISALELRYINDSIYTSEYGSLLLSDRVNFGEGFLPYRYKDDIFDRIWYPFNSFNSSLVYIYNSETWIDSFGYQIPYQVRRTAIEPDNITNPIKIFWQSVNVTNQFLIYLHFSEVQTLHRNQTREFDIYLNGDLWSDYSIRPSNLTTRTISSASPEKGASKYEILIQKTNRSTLPPIINAAELYAVKQFLHLQTDDEDAGSIMDIKSVYKVRKGNWQGDPCLPKAYAWNGVGCSYNVSDFPRITSLNLSSSRLSGKIASSIANLTMLRSLDLSNNNLSGEIPDFLSQLAFLGILNIQGNNFTGLVPSDLLSKSKSGRLSLSMDASLRDGNTDRCSSASCKKRSNKSITWIASVVSTFVLVLIALLVILWIVRYRRQKAHMKDTSLENIKRRFTYSEIQRITKNFEKIVGKGGFGTVYHGNIGDTQVAVKMLSATSVQGYQEFQTEAKLLMSIHHKNLTALVGYCNEDNHLGIIYEYMVNGDLEGHLAGKKLDFLSWEQRIRIAIDAAEGFEYLHHGCKPPIIHRDVKSTNILLTENFQGKLADFGLSRVIPFEAGSHITTVVAGTPGYLDPEYYRSNRLTEKSDVYSFGIVLLEIITGRPAIGIDDEREHIVQWVRSRIEEGNIKVVVDSRIRENVDVNFVWKAVEIAMLCVSIASDNRPPMNFVVNHLKESLSTELAWDETRKKELIGVMSLNLDSDVSGPQPR